The following are encoded in a window of Nakamurella sp. A5-74 genomic DNA:
- a CDS encoding DUF4333 domain-containing protein: MTSSEYGPQYGSPYEFTSDPADGDTPPPRGRRAIGVGIAVGAVLVLVVVALFWWPGWLARYVLDADAVEQQVARIVGVDPGTVSCPDGESATEAHTFTCTLSTSRQTVTITVLGDDRGSYLVG, from the coding sequence TTGACCTCTTCCGAGTACGGACCCCAGTACGGAAGTCCGTACGAGTTCACTTCTGACCCCGCGGACGGCGATACGCCGCCACCGCGGGGTCGTCGTGCGATCGGGGTGGGCATCGCTGTCGGTGCGGTGCTGGTGCTCGTCGTCGTCGCGCTGTTCTGGTGGCCCGGCTGGCTGGCCCGCTACGTGCTCGACGCCGATGCCGTCGAGCAGCAGGTGGCCAGGATCGTCGGCGTCGACCCCGGCACGGTCAGTTGTCCGGACGGTGAGAGCGCCACCGAGGCGCACACCTTCACCTGCACGCTGTCGACGAGCAGGCAGACCGTCACGATCACCGTGTTGGGCGACGATCGTGGGTCCTATCTCGTCGGCTGA
- a CDS encoding DUF4333 domain-containing protein, whose translation MSTPYGQGGDSGSPQWSGYTGDQGQYGQQGGDQYGQPQQPQYGQPQQQPQYGQPQQQPQYGQPQYGQPPQQPQYGQPQYGQPQQPQYGQQGGYGQAGYGQQPYNQYGSQTPAKKSNKPLIFGGVGLVVVLAIVAVLLFLWPGFSLTKVTADSIQKQLAIKSGVPASDIKCPDGEKAFSKHTFTCTLADGRKIDVTMTGEKDASGNALFENTDPK comes from the coding sequence ATGAGCACGCCGTATGGACAGGGTGGGGACTCAGGTTCCCCGCAGTGGTCCGGATACACCGGTGACCAGGGCCAGTACGGGCAGCAGGGCGGCGACCAGTACGGCCAGCCCCAGCAGCCGCAGTACGGCCAGCCGCAGCAGCAGCCGCAGTACGGTCAGCCGCAGCAGCAGCCGCAGTACGGCCAGCCGCAGTACGGTCAGCCGCCGCAGCAGCCGCAGTACGGCCAGCCGCAGTACGGCCAACCCCAGCAACCGCAGTACGGACAGCAGGGTGGATACGGCCAAGCCGGGTACGGCCAGCAGCCGTACAACCAGTACGGCTCACAGACCCCGGCGAAGAAGTCCAACAAGCCGTTGATCTTCGGCGGCGTCGGGCTGGTCGTGGTCCTCGCGATCGTCGCAGTGCTGCTGTTCCTGTGGCCCGGTTTCTCGCTGACCAAGGTGACCGCGGATTCGATCCAGAAGCAGCTCGCGATCAAATCCGGTGTTCCGGCCTCGGACATCAAGTGCCCGGACGGCGAGAAGGCGTTCAGCAAGCACACCTTCACCTGCACGCTGGCGGACGGCCGGAAGATCGACGTGACGATGACCGGCGAGAAGGATGCGAGCGGCAACGCGCTGTTCGAGAACACCGATCCCAAGTAG
- the tatC gene encoding twin-arginine translocase subunit TatC gives MALWPRTAKAGEKLPKNADGAMSLMDHLHELRRRLFIAVVGLLVGVVIGFIWFANGIPSIGLPTLGEILKAPYCAVPSPPRAILSTAAGRDPCTFLQNTVFSGLQIRLKSALMVGAVISSPVWLLQLWGFVTPALYSKEKRYTRIFVGSAAVLMVTGAVLAYWVIHEALKVLLGFAGSVADTALDPNAYYSFLIGMLLIFGISFLLPLLLIMLNLIGVVKGKKLAEIRRFAYFGLVVFTGLVVPGNDPLTMLALAVALCFLYEIAVQFSKIHDKRKDKRLAAESFTDLDDDTASPTPVAAGALNASDSPSASPTDSIPAPEPITRSELEPSASGPRSSLRSWFDDDAT, from the coding sequence ATGGCGTTGTGGCCTCGTACCGCCAAGGCAGGCGAGAAGCTGCCGAAGAATGCTGACGGCGCGATGAGCCTGATGGACCACCTGCACGAGCTGCGCCGCCGGCTGTTCATCGCGGTGGTCGGCCTGCTGGTGGGCGTCGTCATCGGCTTCATCTGGTTCGCAAACGGGATTCCTTCGATCGGTCTGCCCACGCTCGGCGAGATCCTCAAGGCGCCGTACTGCGCGGTCCCGAGTCCCCCTCGTGCCATCCTGAGCACCGCGGCCGGCCGCGATCCTTGCACCTTCCTGCAGAACACCGTGTTCTCAGGGCTGCAGATCCGCCTCAAGTCGGCGCTGATGGTGGGTGCCGTGATCTCCTCGCCGGTCTGGCTGCTGCAGCTGTGGGGCTTCGTCACCCCGGCGCTGTACTCGAAGGAGAAGCGCTACACGCGGATCTTCGTCGGGTCCGCCGCGGTGCTGATGGTCACCGGCGCTGTGTTGGCGTACTGGGTGATCCACGAGGCGTTGAAGGTGCTGCTCGGCTTCGCCGGTAGTGTCGCGGACACCGCGCTGGATCCCAACGCCTACTACAGCTTCCTGATCGGCATGCTGCTGATCTTCGGCATCTCGTTCCTGCTGCCGCTGCTGCTGATCATGCTGAACCTGATCGGGGTGGTGAAGGGAAAGAAGCTCGCCGAGATCCGCCGATTCGCCTATTTCGGGCTGGTGGTGTTCACCGGCCTGGTGGTGCCGGGCAACGACCCACTGACGATGCTGGCGCTCGCGGTCGCGCTGTGCTTCCTCTACGAGATCGCCGTGCAGTTCAGCAAGATCCACGACAAGCGCAAGGACAAGCGACTGGCGGCCGAGAGCTTCACGGACCTGGACGACGACACCGCCTCGCCGACTCCCGTGGCCGCCGGTGCGTTGAACGCCTCCGACAGCCCAAGTGCTAGCCCCACTGACTCGATCCCTGCGCCCGAACCGATCACCCGGTCGGAGCTGGAACCCTCGGCGTCCGGACCGCGCAGCAGCCTCCGCAGCTGGTTCGACGACGACGCCACCTGA
- a CDS encoding DEAD/DEAH box helicase — protein sequence MSVQHDDESEALSPSERFARAGDRNRYPLFTEFEQTRAFRLDPFQIAGCKALEEGRGVLVCAPTGAGKTIVGEFAVARALAIGGKCFYTTPIKALSNQKYADLVAEHGAETVGLLTGDTSINSHAPVVVMTTEVLRNMLYAGSQDLVGLSAVVMDEVHYLADKFRGPVWEEVILHLAQDVQIVGLSATVSNAEEFGAWLQQVRGDTAVIVDEHRPVPLWQHMLVGRRMFDLFATGHDAELAVGAPPGSGGQIRIDPALSRAVSDAEARLGRGPRDGGNSRGNNGRGGPQRFSGYKPPSRADVIEKLDGAGLLPAITFIFSRAGCEAAVAQCVRSRLQLVTSSERQRIRAVVDRRVASLPEADLAVLGYWEWREALELGIAAHHAGMLPAFKETVEELFVEGLVKAVFATETLALGINMPARTVVLERLVKYNGEGHVDLTPGEYTQLTGRAGRRGIDVEGHAVVLWGPGTDPRQVGGLASRRTYPLRSSFAPSYNMAVNLTDRLGRVAAKELLQQSFAQFQSDAGVSGLARQVNRSAQAAADAAKKMQCHLGDVQEYGTLLAQLSAAEKDGARSGAARRREDIATDLAQLRRGDVIAIPSGRRAGLAVVLDPGLDDDGEGRPLVVTVDRWSGRLGQADIRGPLPALGRIRLAKQVNHRSPQVRKDLAATIRSADITVPERPRRAAADPVSEAEMTSLRAAVRRHPVHGCADRHDHLQWWRRRQQTLQEADSMRGRVDGAKHSLGDHLDRILALLEDLGYVRGDELTDTGRMLSRIWSESDLLVAECLRIGVWDGLTPPQLAAAVSALVYSARRDQSGSPPPIPGPAGFAVKETSRLRRELNSGERERGLPLTRDLDTGFAEAVQAWAGGETLSDALEIAGARGIELLAGDFVRWCRQVVDLLDQIRVVAAPELAATARAAVDAIRRGVVSLGSV from the coding sequence ATGAGCGTCCAGCACGACGACGAGTCCGAGGCACTCTCACCCTCGGAGCGGTTCGCTCGGGCTGGGGACCGGAACCGGTATCCGCTGTTCACGGAGTTCGAGCAGACCCGCGCGTTCCGCCTCGACCCCTTCCAGATCGCCGGCTGCAAGGCCCTCGAGGAGGGCAGGGGAGTGCTGGTCTGTGCCCCGACCGGGGCCGGCAAGACGATCGTCGGCGAGTTCGCGGTGGCGCGCGCTCTGGCGATCGGCGGGAAGTGTTTCTACACCACCCCGATCAAGGCGCTGTCCAACCAGAAGTACGCCGACCTGGTCGCCGAACACGGCGCCGAGACCGTCGGGCTGCTCACCGGCGACACTTCGATCAACTCGCACGCACCGGTCGTCGTGATGACCACCGAGGTGCTGCGCAACATGCTCTACGCCGGTTCCCAGGACCTGGTCGGGCTCTCCGCGGTCGTGATGGACGAGGTGCACTACCTCGCCGACAAGTTTCGCGGCCCGGTCTGGGAAGAGGTCATCCTGCATCTCGCGCAGGACGTCCAGATCGTCGGGCTGTCGGCGACGGTGTCCAACGCCGAGGAGTTCGGCGCGTGGCTGCAGCAGGTGCGCGGCGACACGGCCGTCATCGTCGACGAGCACCGCCCGGTGCCCCTGTGGCAGCACATGCTGGTCGGTCGCAGGATGTTCGACCTGTTCGCCACCGGCCACGACGCCGAGCTGGCCGTCGGTGCACCGCCCGGTTCGGGGGGTCAGATCCGGATCGACCCGGCCCTGTCCCGCGCCGTGTCCGACGCCGAGGCCCGCCTCGGCCGAGGGCCACGCGACGGCGGGAACAGTCGCGGCAACAACGGACGCGGTGGGCCGCAACGCTTCTCAGGGTACAAGCCGCCGTCCCGGGCCGACGTGATCGAGAAGCTCGACGGGGCCGGCCTGCTGCCGGCGATCACCTTCATCTTCTCCCGCGCGGGCTGCGAAGCTGCGGTGGCGCAATGTGTCCGGTCCCGGCTGCAGTTGGTGACGAGCTCCGAGCGGCAGCGGATCCGCGCCGTGGTGGACCGCCGGGTCGCGTCGTTGCCGGAGGCCGACCTCGCGGTGCTGGGCTACTGGGAATGGCGCGAGGCCCTCGAGCTGGGCATCGCGGCCCACCACGCCGGCATGCTGCCGGCCTTCAAGGAGACGGTCGAGGAACTGTTCGTCGAGGGTCTGGTGAAGGCCGTCTTCGCCACCGAGACGCTGGCGCTCGGCATCAACATGCCGGCCAGGACCGTGGTCCTGGAGCGGCTGGTCAAGTACAACGGCGAAGGCCACGTCGATCTGACACCGGGGGAGTACACCCAGCTCACCGGGCGAGCCGGACGCCGGGGCATCGACGTCGAGGGCCATGCGGTGGTGCTCTGGGGTCCTGGCACCGACCCGCGCCAGGTGGGTGGCCTCGCCTCCCGCCGGACGTATCCGCTGCGATCCTCCTTTGCGCCGTCCTACAACATGGCGGTGAACCTGACCGACCGGCTGGGGCGGGTGGCGGCGAAGGAGTTGCTGCAGCAGTCGTTCGCCCAGTTCCAGTCGGACGCCGGGGTGTCAGGACTCGCACGACAGGTCAACCGCAGCGCCCAGGCGGCCGCCGACGCGGCGAAGAAGATGCAGTGTCACCTCGGCGACGTGCAGGAGTACGGGACGCTGCTGGCGCAGCTGTCGGCGGCGGAGAAGGACGGTGCCCGCAGCGGTGCCGCCAGGCGGCGGGAGGACATCGCCACCGACCTGGCCCAGTTGCGGCGCGGGGACGTCATCGCGATCCCGAGCGGTCGTCGGGCCGGCCTGGCCGTGGTGCTCGATCCTGGCCTCGATGACGACGGGGAGGGGCGGCCGCTGGTGGTGACGGTCGACCGGTGGTCGGGACGTCTGGGCCAGGCCGACATCCGCGGACCGCTGCCGGCGCTCGGCAGGATCAGGCTCGCCAAACAGGTCAACCATCGGTCCCCCCAGGTCCGCAAGGACCTGGCCGCGACGATCCGGTCGGCGGACATCACGGTCCCCGAACGGCCACGGCGGGCGGCCGCCGACCCGGTGTCCGAAGCCGAGATGACGAGCCTGCGTGCCGCTGTCCGCCGGCACCCGGTGCACGGTTGCGCTGATCGGCACGACCACCTGCAGTGGTGGCGTCGGCGACAGCAGACGTTGCAGGAGGCCGACTCGATGCGGGGCAGGGTGGACGGCGCCAAGCACTCGCTGGGCGACCACCTCGACCGGATCCTGGCCCTGCTCGAGGATCTCGGTTACGTCCGCGGTGACGAGCTGACCGACACCGGACGGATGCTCTCGCGGATCTGGTCGGAATCGGACCTGCTCGTCGCAGAATGTCTGCGCATCGGAGTCTGGGACGGTCTGACGCCTCCGCAGCTGGCTGCAGCAGTCTCCGCCCTGGTGTACTCGGCTCGTCGCGACCAGTCGGGGTCGCCCCCACCCATCCCCGGACCGGCCGGCTTCGCCGTCAAGGAGACCAGCCGGCTGCGCCGCGAGCTGAACTCCGGCGAGCGGGAACGCGGACTACCGCTGACCAGGGATCTCGACACCGGCTTCGCCGAGGCGGTGCAGGCCTGGGCAGGCGGCGAGACCCTCAGTGATGCACTGGAGATCGCCGGCGCACGGGGGATCGAGCTGCTGGCGGGCGACTTCGTCCGCTGGTGTCGTCAGGTGGTCGATCTGCTCGACCAGATCAGGGTGGTCGCCGCTCCGGAGCTCGCGGCCACCGCACGCGCCGCGGTCGACGCCATCCGGCGCGGAGTCGTCTCTCTCGGCTCGGTCTGA